In Luteibaculum oceani, the DNA window TTTCTATCCACCTTTAATCCCGAGTTTTCTATGTCTATTGGGGTGCCCGTAAAGCGATGGCAAGGCATTTTATTGGCTCTAACTTCGTTGTACACGGTTATGTCTTTTGAATTGGTGGGAGCAATTATGGTAGTTGGATTTATGATTATCCCCGCATCCACAGCCTACTTGTTTGTAAAAAATTTAAAATCCATGATCCTTTGGTCCTCCGTTTTTGGGGTTTCTGCTGTGATTTTAGGTTATTTGGTGGCAATTAGACTAAATGTCTCGATAGCAGGTTCTATGGTTACCTTTTCGGGACTTATTTTATTTGCAACCGTAATTATTACCAGACTTAAGCAACGACAAAGAAATGGCAGAAAAGAAGTTACAAGCTTCGGTTAACATTAAGAATAAGAAGGCCCGTTTCGAATTCAACATAATTGACACCTACGTTTGTGGGATTGTATTAAAGGGAACTGAGATAAAATCTATACGCCTTAACAAAGCCAGCATTACCGAGGGGTACTGTGGATTTGAAAAGGATGAGTTATTTCTTAGAAATGCCCATATCGCAGAATATGAGAAAGCTTCCTTTAAAACTCATGAACCAACTCGACCTCGTAAGCTTCTTTTAAACCGTAACGAATTAGATAAAATTCATAAACAGGTAAAGGTTAAGGGTATTACTATAGTGCCTTTACGGATGTTTATAAATGACAAAGGGTTAGCCAAACTTGAGATAGGTATTGCGGAGGGTAAAAAATTACACGATAAGAGACAAGACCTAAAAGAAAAAGATGCCAAGCGCGAAATGGATCGGGCTATGAAACGTTAACAAGATTTTAAAAACCGACTTTCCACCACTTCGTTTATGAAGAAAAAAAGATGCGGTTAACGATTTTTCTTTGTCTCTCCTTATTACTTAATTCCTGTGCTCAATCTCAGGAGTCTAAATTCATAAGCCCCCTACCCGACAGTTTAACGGTAGTTAAAACCGATTCTGAATGGAAGAAGGAATTAAGTCCTGAAGCCTTTTACGTTTTGCGAGAAAAAGGAACTGAGAGAGCATTCACAGGTAATTATCACAACAGCAAGGAAAAGGGAATTTATTTGTGCAATGCATGTAAGAACCCGCTATTCGCGTCTAAAACCAAGTTTAATTCTGGAACGGGTTGGCCAAGCTTTTATGAGCCGATTAAAGAGGAGTTTGTAGGCGAATTAGAGGATAATTCCTATGGAATGATGCGAACTGAGGTAGTGTGTAATTTTTGCGGTGGCCATCTTGGACATGTTTTTAACGACGGGCCAGCTCCAACAGGATTACGTTATTGTATCAACTCGGTTTCCCTGGATTTCACCACACAACCATCAAAACGTGTTAAGTCTTTAATAGCGTCGGAATAAGGTTTATTAGGTCTAATGGTGAAAGACTGCCATCGGAGCCTGATTTTACCCATTCATCCGCAGCTTTACCATGAATATAAACACCTAAAGCTGCGGCGCTTATATTTTTGGGGACAAAACAGAGAAGCCCTCCAATAATCCCGGCTAACACATCGCCTGTCCCCCCTTTTGCCAATGAGGCATTTCCAGAAGTGTTTACCAATAAACACCCCAAATTATCGGTAATCTGAGTGTATGGCCCCTTTGACACCAGGATTACCCCGTGAAATTTTGAAAATGCTTTCTGTTTATTCAATAAGTCCTCATATCCATGGGTTGGACCAATTAATCTTTCCAATTCTCGCTTATGCGGAGTTATTATAGATTTCCTTGGTAGTTTCGGTGGCTCCTCCAAGCTTGAATATATGTTTATAGCATCCGCATCTACCACAATGTTTTCTGGGGCATTTTCTAAAGTCGTGATAAGTAATTCCTTAGCTTTTTGGCTTTTACCTAGCCCCGGTCCAATTACGATCGATCTTGCTTTTTGAATGGTTTCAAGAGTTAATTCCTCGAAAGAAATAAACATTGCTTCGGGTAATGCAGCCTGTATTATTTGGCGGTTATCCTCGTCAGCACATATCATAAGTAAACCACATCCACTTCTCCAGGCCGCTTTTCCTGCCATAATCACCGCGCCGGCCATTCCTTTTGCTCCCCCGATAATTAAACAGCTTCCAAAATCCCTTTTTTCGCTATTCACATTCCTTTTAGAAAGCATGTTTTTTAAGTAGGAATCGGTAATTAGACGGCCTTCGATATGGCTTGGTTTAAAATCCTTGCTCAATCCAATATCTACCATAGAAATTTCTCCGGTGTATAAGAGGTTTTCTCTGTTCAAAAAGCAGCGTTTAAAACACTGTAGGGTAAAGGTTTTATCTGCTTTGAAAACTACGCCTGGTTGGCGGTATTCATCCGCAAGCATTCCCGAAGGAAGATCTACCGCTATTTTATAATTAGGCAAATCATTAATTTCTTGGATAAAGGCAAGTAACTCACCTTCCAACGGCCGGTTTAAACCGGTTCCAAAAATGCAGTCTACTATAATTGTTTTGGGATTTAATTTTGCGGGAGACCATTCATTTCTCTGGCTAATGGGCGCCCCAATTTCCAATAGTTTTTGATAGTTCGAATTGCACTCATTGCTACCCCTCTTTGGGTCCAAAACTGAGATTACATCCACCCTGCATCCCACTTTAAAAAGCATTCGTGCAAGTGCGTAGCCATCTCCCCCATTATTTCCCGAACCACAAAGAATAACAAGGTTTTTATTTCTGTAATTTTCATGGATGATTTGTGAAAGTGATAAAGCCGCGTTCTCCATTAAATAAAGAGAGCTCTGCCATTTGGATTTTATACTGTGGGAATCCCAATTTTTTATGTTGTGAGCGTCTAAAATCATATTAGAAAAATAACAATTCCTCCTTATTTTCACAGCGGATGAAAGAATTACAGGAACTAAAATCATTTCTACTTTCTCAAATACAATCGGGACTTCCGGGGGAAAAAGCTCATATGGAGATGGCTTCATACAAGCGTCCATCGGCTGATGCCGTTAAGAGGAAAAGGTTGGGTGCACGAGCTTCCGCTGTAATGGTAGGGATGTATTACAAATCTGGTTTGTTGCATTGCAGTTTAATTCAACGTCCCGATTATGATGGAACGCACAGTGGTCAG includes these proteins:
- the smpB gene encoding SsrA-binding protein SmpB, with translation MAEKKLQASVNIKNKKARFEFNIIDTYVCGIVLKGTEIKSIRLNKASITEGYCGFEKDELFLRNAHIAEYEKASFKTHEPTRPRKLLLNRNELDKIHKQVKVKGITIVPLRMFINDKGLAKLEIGIAEGKKLHDKRQDLKEKDAKREMDRAMKR
- the msrB gene encoding peptide-methionine (R)-S-oxide reductase MsrB, encoding MRLTIFLCLSLLLNSCAQSQESKFISPLPDSLTVVKTDSEWKKELSPEAFYVLREKGTERAFTGNYHNSKEKGIYLCNACKNPLFASKTKFNSGTGWPSFYEPIKEEFVGELEDNSYGMMRTEVVCNFCGGHLGHVFNDGPAPTGLRYCINSVSLDFTTQPSKRVKSLIASE
- a CDS encoding NAD(P)H-hydrate dehydratase; translation: MDACMKPSPYELFPPEVPIVFEKVEMILVPVILSSAVKIRRNCYFSNMILDAHNIKNWDSHSIKSKWQSSLYLMENAALSLSQIIHENYRNKNLVILCGSGNNGGDGYALARMLFKVGCRVDVISVLDPKRGSNECNSNYQKLLEIGAPISQRNEWSPAKLNPKTIIVDCIFGTGLNRPLEGELLAFIQEINDLPNYKIAVDLPSGMLADEYRQPGVVFKADKTFTLQCFKRCFLNRENLLYTGEISMVDIGLSKDFKPSHIEGRLITDSYLKNMLSKRNVNSEKRDFGSCLIIGGAKGMAGAVIMAGKAAWRSGCGLLMICADEDNRQIIQAALPEAMFISFEELTLETIQKARSIVIGPGLGKSQKAKELLITTLENAPENIVVDADAINIYSSLEEPPKLPRKSIITPHKRELERLIGPTHGYEDLLNKQKAFSKFHGVILVSKGPYTQITDNLGCLLVNTSGNASLAKGGTGDVLAGIIGGLLCFVPKNISAAALGVYIHGKAADEWVKSGSDGSLSPLDLINLIPTLLKT